From a single Calothrix sp. NIES-2098 genomic region:
- a CDS encoding serine/threonine protein kinase translates to MVVSHITQSAVHCINPDCQRPYPQPWGNKFCNSCGAPLQLLNRYVPIQPLGSGGFAQIYTVWDEKTQTEKVLKVLVENSPKALDLFRQEASVLSSLRHPGVPRVDPDGYFLLNLSNPKPLQLPCLVMEKINGQTLEEILKNYPQGCPEEMVFNWCTQAVQILQELHKRQILHRDIKPSNLMLRNSSSSLPAIWQGSAGNQLVLIDFGGAKQFSDAKVRSQSSSTRLFSSGYSPPEQVIGGHVGPSADFYALGRTMIELLTGKYPPDLEDPQTGLLQWRNRVNVNPKFADLLDDMVQEDVRSRPLNANIIQRRLAKISQVSPYQGLSVFIQNILHQASARLTLLMQGVEQALGKFIHVVGKTTLLILKAIAKFLLACTITIWAMILTGTGAVLGTIIGFFLAYRTILGDRVAQAIFSQLPGLFSENDTVLVAEVLVFAGAGLGTAWGLTVAGGFSQRRRFIVASLMGAIGYSFGWLVLQLAIPRNSNEGLVISIVFAVFLLTLSLGLRSHRIVYAVIASLGTALLFAGAIRLDILPTVFQFSSTPQWYELLMPAVFFACEGILMSFWLGVSYYLIVPGLRWMGWR, encoded by the coding sequence GTGGTTGTGTCCCACATCACTCAGAGTGCGGTTCACTGCATTAATCCTGATTGTCAACGTCCCTATCCTCAACCTTGGGGAAACAAATTTTGCAATAGCTGTGGCGCACCGTTACAGCTGTTAAACCGCTATGTGCCAATCCAGCCTTTGGGATCGGGCGGATTTGCTCAAATTTACACAGTTTGGGATGAAAAAACTCAAACCGAAAAAGTGCTGAAGGTTTTGGTGGAAAATTCACCAAAAGCGCTGGATTTATTTAGGCAAGAGGCTTCAGTTTTAAGTAGTTTGCGCCATCCAGGTGTTCCTAGAGTAGATCCTGATGGCTATTTTTTACTAAATTTGTCTAATCCCAAGCCACTCCAACTACCTTGTTTGGTAATGGAAAAAATTAATGGGCAGACTTTAGAGGAAATCCTCAAAAACTATCCGCAAGGCTGTCCTGAGGAGATGGTATTCAACTGGTGTACTCAGGCTGTACAGATTTTACAGGAATTGCACAAACGCCAGATTCTTCACAGGGATATCAAACCTTCTAACTTAATGCTACGTAATTCCTCATCAAGCCTACCTGCGATTTGGCAAGGATCAGCAGGAAATCAGCTAGTATTGATTGATTTTGGCGGAGCAAAACAATTTAGCGATGCGAAAGTGCGATCGCAATCGAGTTCTACCCGGTTATTTTCTTCTGGTTACAGTCCACCAGAACAAGTTATTGGCGGTCATGTAGGGCCGAGTGCAGATTTTTATGCCCTCGGTCGCACGATGATTGAATTACTCACAGGTAAATATCCGCCAGATTTAGAAGATCCGCAAACTGGGTTATTGCAATGGCGCAATCGAGTGAATGTTAATCCCAAGTTCGCAGATTTATTAGATGACATGGTGCAGGAGGATGTGCGATCGCGTCCTTTAAATGCGAATATCATTCAAAGACGATTGGCAAAAATTTCTCAAGTCTCGCCATACCAGGGGTTATCTGTTTTCATTCAAAATATTCTGCACCAAGCATCAGCTAGGTTGACACTGCTAATGCAAGGTGTGGAACAAGCTTTAGGTAAATTTATTCATGTTGTAGGCAAAACAACTCTATTAATCTTAAAGGCGATCGCCAAATTCTTACTCGCCTGTACGATCACAATTTGGGCAATGATACTGACTGGAACTGGTGCTGTACTCGGTACAATAATTGGTTTCTTTTTAGCCTATCGGACAATTTTAGGCGATCGCGTTGCTCAGGCGATCTTTAGTCAGCTACCTGGCTTATTTTCCGAAAACGATACTGTATTAGTCGCAGAAGTTTTAGTATTCGCCGGCGCAGGTTTGGGAACAGCATGGGGACTGACGGTAGCAGGAGGTTTTTCCCAGCGCAGACGCTTTATAGTAGCATCGTTGATGGGTGCGATCGGCTATAGTTTCGGCTGGTTAGTTTTGCAATTAGCTATACCCAGAAATAGCAATGAAGGTTTGGTCATCTCAATTGTGTTTGCAGTTTTCCTTCTTACCTTGAGTTTGGGGCTGCGCAGCCATCGCATAGTCTACGCTGTAATTGCTTCTTTGGGTACTGCACTTTTATTTGCTGGTGCAATTCGCTTAGACATTCTTCCAACTGTCTTCCAATTTTCTAGTACTCCCCAATGGTATGAATTATTAATGCCCGCTGTCTTTTTTGCTTGTGAGGGCATCTTGATGAGCTTCTGGTTAGGGGTGAGTTATTACTTAATTGTGCCGGGGTTGCGCTGGATGGGATGGCGTTAA
- a CDS encoding pentapeptide repeat-containing protein, producing MKLKIAATLTLLACFGFSGQALALNQQDLEQLKTTGSCPRCDISGADLTQANLKGVNLRGANLKGTNFSQANLTNADLTGTNLETAILSSANLTGASLTGANLKSASLDNANLSFAGFISANLEAANLKGATLLFTNFRGANFRLTTLANGVVTSDKPYGWSLQEGTEAQANQKK from the coding sequence ATGAAACTCAAGATAGCCGCTACCCTCACCCTGTTAGCTTGTTTCGGCTTTTCAGGACAAGCCTTAGCTTTGAATCAGCAGGACTTAGAGCAATTAAAAACCACAGGTAGCTGTCCCAGATGCGATATCAGTGGTGCTGACCTAACGCAAGCGAATCTCAAGGGAGTAAACTTACGCGGAGCTAACTTAAAGGGAACCAATTTCTCGCAAGCTAATCTGACAAATGCCGATCTCACTGGAACGAATCTAGAAACGGCGATTCTCAGTTCTGCCAATCTTACGGGGGCTTCCTTAACCGGTGCCAACTTAAAATCAGCATCTTTAGACAATGCTAATCTTTCCTTCGCTGGTTTTATTAGCGCCAATCTAGAAGCAGCTAACCTTAAAGGTGCTACATTACTGTTTACTAATTTCCGAGGAGCAAATTTCCGGCTCACAACGCTAGCCAATGGTGTTGTCACTTCCGACAAACCTTATGGCTGGTCGTTACAAGAAGGTACAGAAGCACAAGCTAATCAGAAAAAATAG
- a CDS encoding amidohydrolase: MLNQIKDLATKLAPRLIEIRRHIHAHPELSGQEYQTAAFVAGVLSSSGLYVQEGVGKTGVIGELRVNSSDERLLAIRTDMDALPIQERTGLDYTSRAKGVMHACGHDVHTTVGLGTAMVLSQVAEELGGKVRFLFQPAEEIAQGASWMVEDGAMKNVSAILGVHVFPSIPAGSIGVRYGALTAAADDLEILIIGESGHGARPHEAIDAIWIASQVISALQQAISRTQNPLRPVVLTIGQINGGRAPNVIADKVQLLGTVRSLHPETRASLPNWIEKIVASVCHSYGASYQVNYHQGVPSVQNDYALTQLLQSAAEEAWSSDRVQVLPEPSLGAEDFSVYLDRAPGSMFRLGVGYKDRILNHPLHHPEFEVDESAIITGVITMAYAAYKYWKIPQI, from the coding sequence ATGCTAAACCAAATTAAAGACTTAGCTACAAAGCTAGCACCTCGTCTCATAGAAATTCGTCGCCACATCCACGCGCACCCAGAACTCAGCGGTCAAGAATACCAAACAGCTGCTTTTGTTGCGGGTGTGCTGTCTTCTAGTGGTCTTTATGTACAAGAGGGTGTGGGCAAAACCGGCGTTATTGGAGAACTGCGAGTTAATAGTAGTGATGAGCGTTTATTAGCAATTCGCACCGATATGGACGCTTTGCCAATTCAAGAACGTACTGGTTTGGACTACACTTCTCGCGCCAAAGGTGTGATGCACGCTTGCGGTCATGATGTCCACACCACAGTCGGGTTAGGAACGGCAATGGTACTATCCCAAGTGGCAGAAGAGTTAGGTGGTAAAGTCCGGTTCTTATTTCAGCCAGCCGAGGAAATTGCTCAAGGGGCTAGCTGGATGGTAGAAGATGGAGCGATGAAAAATGTCTCGGCTATATTAGGAGTTCATGTCTTTCCTTCCATCCCCGCAGGTTCGATTGGCGTGCGTTATGGCGCATTGACAGCAGCCGCTGATGATTTAGAAATTTTGATTATTGGCGAGTCTGGACATGGCGCACGTCCCCATGAGGCAATTGATGCAATTTGGATTGCATCGCAAGTCATTAGTGCTTTACAACAAGCAATTAGCCGGACTCAAAATCCCTTACGTCCAGTGGTATTAACTATCGGGCAAATTAATGGTGGACGGGCACCAAATGTAATTGCCGATAAAGTACAGTTGCTAGGAACAGTGCGATCGCTTCATCCCGAAACTCGTGCTAGTCTTCCCAACTGGATCGAAAAAATTGTTGCTAGTGTTTGCCATTCCTATGGTGCTAGCTATCAAGTCAATTATCACCAGGGTGTACCCAGCGTACAAAACGATTATGCCCTAACGCAATTGTTGCAATCAGCAGCAGAAGAAGCTTGGAGTAGCGATCGCGTCCAAGTCTTACCCGAACCTTCCCTAGGTGCAGAAGATTTTTCTGTATATTTAGATCGCGCCCCTGGTTCTATGTTTCGTTTGGGCGTAGGCTACAAAGATAGAATTCTCAATCACCCATTACATCACCCAGAATTTGAAGTCGATGAATCTGCGATTATTACTGGTGTTATAACTATGGCCTATGCCGCGTATAAATACTGGAAAATTCCTCAAATCTAA
- a CDS encoding prevent-host-death family protein: MEIVSATEARANLPELINRAEYGKERIVIERHGKPVVAIINLDDLKLLEAIEDAVDSATLRQAINQNQGFTSIEAMIAKRGDE, translated from the coding sequence ATGGAAATTGTCAGTGCAACTGAGGCTCGTGCTAATTTGCCAGAGCTAATTAATCGTGCTGAGTACGGCAAAGAACGTATTGTGATTGAGCGTCATGGCAAACCAGTTGTGGCAATTATCAATCTTGACGATCTCAAGTTACTGGAAGCGATTGAGGATGCTGTTGACTCGGCTACCCTGCGTCAAGCCATAAACCAGAATCAAGGGTTTACCAGCATAGAAGCAATGATTGCAAAGCGTGGTGATGAGTGA
- a CDS encoding hemerythrin HHE cation binding domain-containing protein, protein MVASLDDTKRNAIAVKLADMKALQELVLNNEKQLLQQGLDSEISDRIRNFVKDDEKNLGVLETIIGQYGIQAQPRQTVQQFIDRARELFQGSELSLYEKVSQHELLKHQIVMSGLIVHKAAQKVGADVMVAITPLNTVNFENRAHQEQLKGILEILGVRELTGQEADQGIWARVQDAMAAVSGVVGSAVTQNSDKKDMNIQDVIRLDHNKVNTLFTELLQSNDPQKIQEYFGQIYKDLTAHAEAEEEVVYPRVRAFYGEGDTQELFDEQAEMKRMLEQIKAISPSSQQFKDQVKQLMDAVGDHIRQEESTMFAAIRNNLSSDQTEQWATEFKAAKKKIQERLGVVSEANV, encoded by the coding sequence ATGGTAGCCAGTTTAGATGATACTAAACGTAATGCAATTGCCGTTAAATTGGCAGATATGAAAGCTCTGCAAGAGTTGGTTCTAAACAATGAAAAGCAACTTTTGCAGCAAGGTCTTGATTCGGAAATTTCCGATCGCATCCGGAATTTCGTCAAAGATGATGAAAAAAACTTAGGCGTTTTGGAAACTATCATCGGTCAGTATGGTATCCAGGCTCAACCCAGACAAACAGTTCAACAATTTATTGACAGAGCTCGGGAATTGTTCCAAGGTTCCGAACTCAGCTTGTATGAAAAAGTGTCTCAGCACGAATTGCTGAAGCATCAAATAGTTATGAGTGGCTTGATCGTTCACAAGGCTGCTCAAAAAGTTGGCGCTGACGTGATGGTAGCAATTACACCGTTGAATACCGTCAACTTTGAGAACCGCGCTCACCAAGAACAACTCAAAGGTATTCTCGAAATTTTAGGCGTTCGCGAACTCACTGGACAAGAAGCCGATCAAGGTATTTGGGCACGGGTTCAAGATGCTATGGCCGCAGTTAGTGGTGTGGTTGGCAGTGCCGTCACCCAAAACAGCGACAAAAAGGATATGAATATCCAAGATGTCATCCGTCTAGATCACAACAAGGTAAACACTCTATTTACCGAACTGCTGCAAAGCAACGATCCTCAAAAGATCCAAGAGTACTTCGGTCAAATCTATAAGGATTTAACCGCCCACGCTGAAGCTGAAGAAGAAGTTGTTTACCCCAGAGTACGCGCTTTCTACGGCGAAGGTGATACCCAAGAGCTGTTTGACGAGCAAGCCGAAATGAAGCGGATGTTAGAGCAAATTAAGGCTATTAGTCCCTCTTCACAACAATTCAAGGATCAAGTTAAACAGTTGATGGATGCAGTTGGCGACCATATCCGTCAAGAAGAAAGCACAATGTTTGCAGCTATTCGCAACAACTTAAGCAGCGACCAAACTGAACAATGGGCTACTGAATTCAAAGCTGCTAAGAAGAAAATTCAAGAAAGACTGGGCGTTGTTAGCGAAGCTAATGTCTAG
- a CDS encoding extracellular solute-binding protein family 3, protein MYKKIAIPIFSLMFATLIPNVVVAETVMQKVARTGVLTAGTSRDALPFAYVDSQGKLNGYSVDMLNVIKEQLEKELGKKIKLQLVGLSPSERIPKIVNQQVDIVCDASSFTWERDKKVDFSVSYGGTGTQLLVKKGSNLGSPESLIGKRIGVLAGTTNEQVIARVQPQAKLVYFKTRAEGYTDLQKGAIDAFSSDSILLEAWLQQQKNPDAFAIVPDRPYSREGIACMVPENNSRFLDTVNYSLVKFMQGFINGNQKYVAIFDRWFGPQGAVALNKDLRDLVIETMQLVIESREEIPKSDL, encoded by the coding sequence ATGTATAAAAAAATTGCGATTCCTATTTTCAGCCTCATGTTTGCAACACTCATACCTAATGTAGTAGTTGCTGAGACTGTGATGCAAAAAGTAGCTAGAACAGGGGTATTAACAGCTGGTACGAGTAGAGATGCACTGCCTTTTGCCTACGTGGATAGTCAGGGCAAGTTAAATGGCTATTCTGTAGATATGCTGAATGTTATTAAAGAGCAACTAGAAAAAGAGCTAGGCAAAAAAATCAAATTGCAATTAGTTGGTCTGAGTCCGTCTGAGCGAATTCCTAAAATAGTCAATCAACAAGTTGATATTGTGTGCGATGCCAGTAGTTTTACATGGGAACGGGATAAAAAAGTAGATTTTTCTGTTAGTTACGGTGGGACTGGAACTCAATTATTAGTTAAGAAAGGAAGTAATCTAGGTTCCCCTGAATCGCTTATTGGTAAGCGAATTGGCGTACTTGCAGGAACCACCAACGAGCAGGTGATCGCTCGCGTACAACCCCAAGCCAAACTGGTATATTTTAAAACTAGGGCAGAAGGATACACAGATTTGCAAAAAGGCGCTATTGATGCTTTCTCATCCGATAGCATTCTTTTAGAGGCATGGCTACAACAACAAAAAAATCCCGATGCATTTGCAATCGTACCCGATCGCCCCTATTCAAGAGAAGGTATCGCTTGTATGGTGCCAGAAAATAATTCGAGATTCTTGGATACAGTCAACTATTCTCTGGTTAAGTTCATGCAAGGATTCATCAATGGAAATCAAAAATATGTCGCTATTTTCGACCGTTGGTTTGGGCCTCAAGGGGCTGTAGCGCTCAATAAAGATTTACGCGATCTGGTAATAGAGACTATGCAATTGGTAATAGAATCTCGTGAGGAAATTCCCAAAAGTGACCTGTAA